The DNA sequence CTGATCTCCGGTGGTGGCTCCAATCTGCGTGCGCTGCTGGAGGCCGCCTCCGACGCCGAGTTCCCCGCCCGCGTCGTCGCGGTGGGAGCCGACCGCGAGGCCGACGGGCTGGACCATGCCGAGGAGTTCGGCATCCCGTCGTTCACGGTCCCGTTCACCTCCTACGACAGCCGGGAGGAGTGGGGCGACGCCCTGCTGGAGCAGATCCGGCTGTGGGAGCCGGACCTCGTCATCCTGTCGGGCTTCATGCGACTGGTCCCGCCCCGCGTGGTCGACGCACTCTCGCCGCACCTGATCAACACGCACCCCGCCTACCTGCCCGAGTTCCCGGGCGCCCACGGCGTCCGTGACGCGCTCGCCGCCGGCGTCACGCAGACCGGCGCCAGCCTGATCGTGGTCGACAACGGCGTGGACGCCGGCCCCGTGATCAGCCAGGAGCGCGTCCCGATCGTGCCGGGCGACACCGAGGCCAGCCTGCACGAACGCATCAAACCCGTGGAGCGGCGGCTGCTCATCGACGCCGTCCTCGACATCGCCAACGGACACATCGACCTCAAGGAGCTCTCCCGAGTATGAGCGGACCCCGCCACGACGCCAGCCTCTACCGCGAACGGGACGTCGTCCCGATCCGTCGCGCACTGATCTCGGTCAGCGACAAGACGGGCCTCCTCGAACTCGCCGCGACGCTGGCGGAGGCCGGGGTCGAGATCGTGTCGACCGGCTCCACCGCGCAGACCATCCGCGACGCGGGCCACGCCGTGACCGACGTCGCGAGCGTCACCGGCTTCCCGGAGTCGCTGGACGGCCGGGTCAAGACGCTGCATCCAGCGATCCACTCCGGCCTGCTCGCCGACCTGCGCCTCGCCTCGCACGAGGACCAGCTCAAGGACCTGGGCATCGAGCCGTTCGAGCTCGTCGTCGTCAACCTGTACCCGTTCGTGGAGACCGTGGCCTCCGGCGCGGTCGGCAACGACGTGGTCGAGCAGATCGACATCGGCGGCCCGGCCATGGTGCGCGCGTCGGCGAAGAACCACGCGAACGTCGCCATCGTCGTCTCGCCGGACGACTACGCGGAGGTCACGGCCGCGGTCGCCGCCGGCGGCACGAGCTTCGACCAGCGCCGGGCGCTCGCCGCCAAGGCGTTCGCGCACACGGCCTCCTACGACGGCGCCGTCGCGGCGTGGTTCGCGGGGGAGGCCCCCTCGACCGACGACTTCGCCGAGCGCTTCGAAGTGCGCGCCGAGCTGAAGCAGACCCTCCGCTACGGCGAGAACTCGCACCAGGCCGCGGCGCTCTACGCCGACCCGGCCGGCCGCGGGATCGCCCAGGCGACGCAGCTCGGCGGCAAGGAGATGTCGTACAACAACTACGTGGACGCCGACGCAGCCCTGCGCAGCGCGTACGACTTCACCGAGCCGGCCGTGGCGATCATCAAGCACGCCAACCCGTGCGGCATCGCGGTCTCCGACGACATCGCCGACGCCCACCGCAAGGCGCACGAGTGCGACCCGGTCTCCGCCTACGGCGGCGTGATCGCGGCAAACCGCACGGTGACGCTCGCGATGGCCGAGACGGTGAAGGGCATCTTCACCGAGGTGCTCATCGCCCCGGACTTCGAGCCGGAGGCGCTGGAGCTGCTGCAGACGAAGAAGAACCTCCGCATCCTCCGCCTGCCTGAGGGCTACGCCCGGTCGACGACCGAGTTCCGGCAGCTCTCCGGCGGTGTGCTGGTGCAGGACGCGGACCGCTTCGACTCCTTCGACTCGAGCGGCTGGACGCTCGTCTCCGGCGAGGAG is a window from the Leifsonia shinshuensis genome containing:
- the purH gene encoding bifunctional phosphoribosylaminoimidazolecarboxamide formyltransferase/IMP cyclohydrolase; amino-acid sequence: MSGPRHDASLYRERDVVPIRRALISVSDKTGLLELAATLAEAGVEIVSTGSTAQTIRDAGHAVTDVASVTGFPESLDGRVKTLHPAIHSGLLADLRLASHEDQLKDLGIEPFELVVVNLYPFVETVASGAVGNDVVEQIDIGGPAMVRASAKNHANVAIVVSPDDYAEVTAAVAAGGTSFDQRRALAAKAFAHTASYDGAVAAWFAGEAPSTDDFAERFEVRAELKQTLRYGENSHQAAALYADPAGRGIAQATQLGGKEMSYNNYVDADAALRSAYDFTEPAVAIIKHANPCGIAVSDDIADAHRKAHECDPVSAYGGVIAANRTVTLAMAETVKGIFTEVLIAPDFEPEALELLQTKKNLRILRLPEGYARSTTEFRQLSGGVLVQDADRFDSFDSSGWTLVSGEEADAATRADLEFAWKACRAVKSNAILLAKDGASVGVGMGQVNRVDSCNLAVSRAGDRAAGSVAASDAFFPFADGPEILIAAGVSAIVQPGGSIRDEDVIAAAKAAGVTMYFTGERHFFH
- the purN gene encoding phosphoribosylglycinamide formyltransferase; amino-acid sequence: MLSIVVLISGGGSNLRALLEAASDAEFPARVVAVGADREADGLDHAEEFGIPSFTVPFTSYDSREEWGDALLEQIRLWEPDLVILSGFMRLVPPRVVDALSPHLINTHPAYLPEFPGAHGVRDALAAGVTQTGASLIVVDNGVDAGPVISQERVPIVPGDTEASLHERIKPVERRLLIDAVLDIANGHIDLKELSRV